In Paenibacillus sonchi, a single genomic region encodes these proteins:
- a CDS encoding methyl-accepting chemotaxis protein translates to MGEKSKEISTIINFINEIAGQTNLLSLNASIEAARAGETGRGFPVVASEVKKLADQTAMSGKQISEVIKNIQLESEISVNNVLKGEEEVLLGIRSVTEAGKAFEQIELAMSGVTAGWKV, encoded by the coding sequence CTGGGGGAAAAATCAAAGGAAATCAGTACGATTATTAACTTTATTAATGAAATTGCAGGCCAGACGAACCTGTTGTCTTTGAATGCCTCCATTGAAGCGGCGCGTGCAGGAGAAACCGGCAGAGGGTTTCCCGTTGTTGCCTCCGAGGTCAAAAAGCTTGCGGACCAAACCGCCATGTCCGGAAAGCAGATTTCGGAGGTCATTAAGAATATCCAGCTGGAGAGCGAAATTAGCGTGAATAATGTATTAAAAGGGGAAGAAGAGGTCCTTCTGGGAATCCGTTCCGTCACGGAGGCCGGAAAAGCCTTCGAACAGATTGAGCTGGCTATGAGCGGTGTGACCGCTGGCTGGAAAGTTTAA
- a CDS encoding Ger(x)C family spore germination protein, producing MNHRRLGFSLLIAMQMLLPLVLTGCWDSVELNRRAIVSGVAIDRGPSEDQKYVLSFQVIVAEEISGEQTRSNSPVALYSGSGRTMFEALANASRQTARFLSLGHIRVLVISEKFAREGIKDMLDVLERESDMRLTSLVFISKDQPASEVLSTMTVFSKIPANDLVEKLDTTSKQFGYNYKMEVDDVIRGIQVRGGGPVINGVFTTGNRDRANSNDNLKTITPDTILRISRLAVFKDDKLKGWVEGKTAFGTVLLLNKLKEFPVVIKNDNGYLAFNVYQSQVSVEAEAKDPEHPVIIIKITQQAALKESPNSLDLTSPEVLEKLSGQLTKEARSQIEGAVAAARKLESDYIGFGEAVERENPHGWKKIKDHWEDIFAACEIKIDADTVIRHTDMRGNSFQVY from the coding sequence ATGAACCATAGAAGACTGGGATTCTCCCTCTTGATCGCTATGCAAATGCTGCTGCCCCTCGTTCTAACCGGCTGCTGGGATAGTGTTGAACTCAACCGGCGGGCAATCGTTTCCGGAGTTGCGATTGACAGGGGGCCGTCGGAGGATCAGAAATATGTCCTTTCCTTTCAGGTAATCGTTGCGGAGGAAATCTCCGGGGAACAGACCAGAAGCAACTCACCGGTGGCATTATATTCCGGAAGCGGACGGACGATGTTTGAAGCGCTGGCGAATGCTTCGCGGCAAACTGCACGCTTTTTGTCACTCGGGCATATCAGGGTGCTGGTCATTTCCGAGAAATTCGCCCGTGAGGGTATCAAAGATATGCTGGATGTTCTGGAAAGGGAAAGCGACATGCGGCTGACCAGTCTGGTGTTTATCTCCAAGGATCAGCCGGCCAGCGAAGTGTTGTCGACCATGACTGTGTTCAGCAAGATTCCTGCCAACGATCTGGTTGAGAAGCTGGACACTACCTCGAAGCAGTTCGGCTACAATTACAAAATGGAGGTGGATGATGTAATCAGAGGCATCCAGGTCAGGGGAGGGGGGCCGGTTATTAATGGTGTTTTCACGACCGGAAACAGAGACCGCGCGAATTCGAATGACAACTTAAAAACCATCACTCCGGATACGATACTGAGAATTTCCAGATTGGCTGTGTTCAAGGATGATAAGCTCAAAGGCTGGGTTGAAGGAAAAACCGCGTTCGGTACGGTTCTTCTGCTTAACAAACTTAAAGAGTTTCCCGTGGTCATTAAAAATGACAACGGCTATTTGGCTTTCAATGTGTATCAATCCCAAGTATCGGTGGAGGCAGAGGCCAAGGACCCTGAACATCCTGTGATCATCATTAAAATCACCCAACAGGCGGCGCTCAAGGAATCCCCCAATTCACTTGATCTTACCTCGCCCGAAGTCCTGGAGAAGCTGTCGGGGCAGTTGACGAAGGAGGCCCGCAGCCAAATCGAAGGGGCGGTTGCCGCTGCCCGGAAGCTGGAAAGTGATTATATCGGCTTCGGAGAGGCCGTTGAACGGGAAAATCCTCACGGCTGGAAGAAGATCAAGGATCATTGGGAGGATATTTTTGCGGCCTGCGAGATCAAAATTGATGCGGACACCGTAATCAGACATACGGATATGCGGGGGAATTCCTTCCAGGTGTATTAA
- a CDS encoding spore germination protein — protein sequence MDTKGQLKRRDKAAHTDQKGSSQTGRLTGLSLELSESLANIQSELGNSPDLIIRQIQLGGPLRIQAAAVHLSGLADTTAVNQFVIGSLLGNTESLFVDNGEGSDDGGRLPAMILSRALEIGEAEIKEEWKEMMLAVLSGDTAILLDGYAASILCATRGGEWRSVSEPSSQLVVRGPKDGFVESVATNISLIRRRIKSPKLRLEYMKIGSETQTLVALMYVKDIAGEDLISEVRERLGKIAMNEVLESGYIEELIQDKTFTPFPTIYNTERPDVAAGNLLEGRVVIIVDGTPFVLILPAVFTQFFQSAEDYSQRFDIAILMRIVRYMSFIVLILGPSVYIALTTYHYEMIPTTLLINLLAQRENVPFPALVEALLMEGAFEILREAGVRMPRVIGQTVSVVGALILGSAVVEAGIITPIMVIVVALTGIASFAIPAYNMSIAGRLIRFAFLLLAGMFGFYGVILGLIVMVAHMNSLRSFGVPYLSPFVPLSVKGQKDTILRLPLWLMTPRKSPQQMRAEQPEFMRLTTGNEELLAPWIGKADNPPEAAEGDRPDEP from the coding sequence ATGGACACGAAGGGTCAATTGAAGCGCAGAGATAAGGCGGCACATACGGATCAAAAGGGTTCATCGCAGACCGGTAGGCTGACAGGGCTCTCTTTAGAACTGTCTGAGAGCCTGGCGAATATTCAATCCGAGCTTGGGAACAGCCCTGACCTCATCATACGCCAGATCCAACTGGGCGGTCCTCTCCGAATCCAGGCCGCAGCCGTCCACCTGAGCGGGCTGGCCGACACCACCGCCGTAAATCAATTTGTAATCGGCTCTCTCCTTGGCAACACGGAAAGTCTGTTCGTAGATAACGGGGAGGGAAGCGACGATGGAGGCCGGCTCCCGGCCATGATCCTGAGCCGGGCTCTGGAAATTGGGGAGGCGGAAATCAAGGAAGAATGGAAAGAGATGATGCTTGCGGTTCTATCAGGGGACACCGCCATTCTGCTTGACGGCTATGCGGCTTCTATTCTTTGTGCTACAAGAGGAGGGGAGTGGCGTTCAGTCAGCGAGCCTTCCTCCCAGCTGGTTGTCCGGGGTCCGAAGGATGGTTTTGTCGAGTCGGTGGCCACTAACATTTCCCTTATCCGCCGGAGAATCAAGTCTCCCAAGCTGCGTCTGGAGTACATGAAGATCGGAAGTGAAACCCAGACCCTTGTGGCGCTGATGTATGTGAAGGATATTGCGGGAGAAGATCTGATCAGTGAGGTGCGGGAACGGCTGGGCAAGATTGCTATGAATGAAGTGCTGGAATCCGGGTATATCGAAGAGCTGATTCAGGATAAGACCTTTACGCCGTTCCCCACGATTTATAATACAGAGCGTCCCGATGTGGCTGCCGGCAATTTGCTGGAGGGGCGGGTAGTGATTATTGTCGACGGCACACCCTTTGTCCTGATTCTGCCGGCAGTGTTTACGCAATTTTTCCAATCGGCAGAGGATTATTCGCAGAGATTTGATATTGCCATTCTGATGCGGATTGTCAGGTATATGAGTTTTATCGTTCTGATTTTGGGTCCTTCCGTGTATATCGCACTAACCACCTACCATTATGAAATGATCCCGACCACACTGCTGATTAATTTGCTGGCCCAGCGGGAGAATGTGCCGTTCCCGGCTTTGGTCGAGGCGCTGCTGATGGAGGGTGCGTTTGAGATCCTCCGTGAAGCCGGTGTGCGGATGCCGCGTGTCATCGGACAGACGGTGTCGGTTGTCGGAGCGCTTATTCTGGGTTCTGCCGTAGTTGAGGCTGGCATTATCACACCGATAATGGTGATTGTCGTCGCATTGACCGGGATTGCCAGCTTTGCCATTCCAGCCTATAACATGTCGATTGCGGGCAGACTTATCCGCTTTGCTTTTCTTCTGCTCGCAGGGATGTTCGGTTTCTATGGGGTCATTCTGGGACTGATTGTCATGGTGGCACATATGAACAGCCTGCGTTCCTTCGGCGTCCCTTATTTGTCGCCCTTTGTGCCGCTGTCTGTTAAAGGTCAGAAGGATACCATTCTGCGGCTGCCGCTCTGGCTGATGACTCCCCGCAAATCCCCGCAGCAAATGCGTGCCGAGCAGCCGGAGTTCATGCGTTTGACTACAGGGAATGAGGAACTGCTGGCCCCATGGATAGGCAAGGCGGACAACCCTCCTGAAGCCGCGGAAGGAGACCGGCCCGATGAACCATAG